From one Dermacentor silvarum isolate Dsil-2018 chromosome 3, BIME_Dsil_1.4, whole genome shotgun sequence genomic stretch:
- the LOC119444865 gene encoding ice-structuring glycoprotein, protein MGLCRHKSNGATEEAFKPSVNFRTISVASSCRGAEGVTYFRLCVALTLASSTLAQFVFGGYNPDYGVGLTSYNGGYNLDPGVGLTSGCFIPEIGYPGFTGFGVGQGFAYGPAASYDVAAPAVPGAVSAYDAAPALTAGHASSAFTAVHAAPAVATYPAAPVATVAAAPAVSRFTTYPSGPHFAAAPAVSRFTYQTAPAVAKFYQSTPVTTAAVYAYDAAPALTAGHASPAFTAVHAAPAVATYPAAPIATVAGAPAVSGFTTYPSGPPFAAAPAVSRFTYQTAPAVAKFYQSAPVTAATVSSYNAAPALSAGHASPAFTAVHAAPAVATYPAAPVATFGAAPAVPRFTTYPSGPLFAAAPAVSRVTYQAAPAVAKFYQSAPITAATVSTYDAAPALTAAYASRPVAAAHTTPSVASYAAAPVATVASAPVVSPFSTYQFGPLFAATPAVSRVAYQAAPAVAKFYRSAPVTATAPALFSATYQSAPTVATHAAPAVTTVFQSAPAVNRVTHHAAPTAHKDQKNTPVVAAAKAVATVAAAPAGSHVTTFQSAHTASTHAAPAATKTFQSASVVAAAPSVATVAHAAPAFAASHTAPVYGYGAGHHGLRPGIGVYGHNPLSRRRKYDHSNVHSAKVWQIILDRGTGTKIEYLDQG, encoded by the exons ATGGGGTTATGTAGGCACAAGTCGAATGGTGCCACAGAGGAGGCATTCAAGCCATCGGTCAACTTCAGAACTATCTCGGTGGCCTCGTCCTGCCGCGGTGCTGAAGGGGTCACCTAC TTCCGTCTCTGCGTCGCCCTCACCCTAGCCTCGAGCACCCTTGCTCAGTTCGTCTTCGGTGGCTACAATCCCGACTATGGTGTTGGTCTGACAAGCTACAACGGTGGCTACAACCTGGACCCCGGTGTTGGCCTGACAAGCGGCTGTTTTATTCCCGAAATCGGCTACCCCGGCTTCACCGGCTTTGGCGTCGGCCAAGGTTTTGCCTACGGACCAGCCGCCAGCTACGATGTTGCCGCCCCGGCTGTTCCTGGTGCCGTCTCTGCCTACGATGCTGCTCCAGCCCTGACCGCTGGTCATGCTTCCTCAGCCTTCACTGCTGTCCACGCTGCGCCAGCTGTCGCTACTTACCCCGCCGCCCCAGTCGCCACTGTTGCCGCTGCTCCTGCCGTCTCCCGCTTCACCACCTACCCGTCCGGTCCACATTTTGCCGCTGCCCCGGCTGTCTCCCGCTTCACCTACCAGACTGCCCCAGCTGTGGCTAAGTTCTACCAGAGCACCCCAGTGACCACTGCCGCCGTCTATGCCTACGATGCTGCTCCAGCCCTGACCGCTGGTCACGCTTCCCCAGCCTTCACTGCTGTCCACGCTGCGCCAGCTGTCGCTACTTACCCCGCAGCCCCAATCGCCACTGTTGCTGGTGCTCCTGCCGTGTCCGGCTTCACCACCTACCCGTCCGGTCCACCTTTTGCCGCTGCCCCGGCTGTCTCCCGCTTCACCTACCAGACTGCCCCAGCTGTGGCTAAGTTCTACCAGAGCGCCCCAGTCACAGCTGCCACCGTCTCCAGCTACAATGCTGCTCCAGCCCTAAGCGCTGGTCACGCTTCCCCAGCCTTCACTGCTGTCCACGCTGCGCCAGCTGTCGCTACTTACCCCGCTGCTCCAGTCGCCACTTTCGGTGCTGCTCCTGCCGTGCCCCGCTTCACCACCTACCCGTCCGGCCCACTTTTTGCTGCTGCCCCGGCTGTTTCCCGCGTCACCTACCAGGCTGCACCAGCTGTGGCTAAGTTCTACCAGAGCGCCCCAATCACAGCTGCCACCGTCTCCACCTATGATGCTGCTCCTGCCCTAACCGCTGCTTACGCGTCCCGACCTGTCGCTGCTGCCCACACTACGCCATCTGTCGCTTCTTACGCCGCTGCTCCAGTCGCCACTGTTGCCTCTGCTCCTGTCGTGTCCCCCTTCAGCACCTACCAGTTCGGTCCACTATTTGCCGCTACGCCAGCTGTTTCCCGCGTCGCCTACCAGGCTGCCCCAGCTGTGGCTAAGTTCTACCGGAGCGCCCCAGTCACAGCTACCGCCCCTGCTCTCTTCAGCGCCACCTACCAGTCTGCTCCAACGGTCGCTACACACGCTGCCCCAGCTGTGACCACGGTCTTCCAGTCTGCCCCAGCTGTAAACCGAGTCACCCACCACGCCGCCCCAACTGCCCACAAGGACCAGAAGAACACCCCAGTTGTCGCCGCTGCCAAAGCTGTTGCCACTGTGGCCGCTGCGCCAGCCGGGTCTCACGTCACTACCTTCCAGTCTGCTCACACAGCCTCGACACACGCCGCCCCAGCTGCCACCAAGACCTTCCAGTCTGCCTCAGTTGTGGCTGCTGCACCATCTGTGGCCACCGTTGCTCACGCTGCCCCGGCCTTCGCTGCGTCGCACACCGCCCCAGTCTACGGCTACGGCGCTGGTCACCACGGCCTCCGCCCCGGCATTGGTGTGTACGGCCACAACCCCCTCAGCCGTAGGAGGAAGT